Part of the Imperialibacter roseus genome, TGTACACTACATTGTTCCATAGCTCATAATTCGTCGGCTGGCTTTCGTCGCCCAGGGTGGCAAACGTGGTCGGCTTGTCGTACATGTTGACCGTCAGCTTCCCATTATAATCGGTTACCTTCTGATCAAATCCATCCTCCACAATTCCTTTCACCACTACCTTGTTCATTGCCGACACGGTATCGGGCACGCCATCTATTGGCACGCCGTTCAGTTCGGTTATTTTTAGGTTGTAGGCCGGATAGTTGAGTCTCATAGATGGGTCGCCTAAGAGCGCAAAGTTGCGATTGACCGGCCCCCGGAGACTGTTATTCTTGGTCTCCCTGATAACGTCGCCCAGGCGTGGATACTCTCCATTTATTTTTGAGAATATGGAAAGGTAAAAAGCCTGGTTTAGCACATAGTTGGTGTGAGCATACACTGGCCGGGTGGTAGTAAGCAAAGCAATCGCTCCTCCCTGCGGATTGAGTAGCAACTCCTCAGCCCCGCTGGCAACTGTTGGGTCGTCGTACCTGCCAAACTCACAGGTGGCGGTCACGAACAAAGCTAATCTTGAGCCGTTCTTCCATTTGACCAGCGAATCGTAGACAACTATTCTCTCATCTGTCAGCACCGTTGCATTGCCATGGCCACTGTAGTTGATGATAAAGGCCCCGTTGTCCACGGCCTGTCTGATAGCTTCGTAAGTCTCCGGGGAGCGGGGTTTGCTTTCTATCAATACCTGCTTAAAGGCATCGAGGTAAATCTTTTTTATGTTGAACTGAACATAGGCAGTGTCCACATAGTCCGCCAGCCGGTCGGCATCCCGAAGATGGATATTGAAGTCGCCATCGTCTGCCACAAAGTAGAGGTCATTCCGCCAGCTGCCTACCCCGGCGGGATCGGTACTATAGCCAATAATTTTATCAACCACCTCCGCAGCCTGCTTCGCCGTCCACACTGGCAGCCTCCCCACGCCTATATCGGCTATATGGTCTCCGCTGGTTTGCTCAACCCATTCACCCTCATGGTCGTCCAGAAATGCAAAGTAGTCGTCAGAAGAAAAGCTCAGAATCTGATCCAGCGATTCCCTGGATTCGTACACAGGCACAAAGTTGTGATTTTCAGTTCTTGCTTTGTAGTCAAAAGAAGCGTCTCCAAAAAGCAATAGGTACTTCAGCTTTCCCGGCACCGCATCATACAAGTACTTCATATAGTCCCTGATGGCTGAAATATCCTGCATGCCCGATGAAAACTCATTGTACACTTGCTGGACAGTAACAACCCTCACATCCAACCCACCATTCGACCGCCGGAAGTTGGCCAGCCGATTCGCCTCCGACAAAAAGTTCTTGTGTGCGACAATTACCAGATCCGGAACCTGCCCGTTTTTCAACTCCTGGTTCAATAGCTTTTTGGCAGAAGCCGGTGATTTCAACGAGGCCGGATCAACTGCTATGAACTCAAGCTGGTTAGTTTGATCAACCGTAAAGCTGGCCACACCATTCTCCTTGCTGAACTGCTGATTGATTGGCTGGGTAGGCTCGGTCACATCCCAAATTCTGTCCACCGCCGCAGCATTGCCAAGGCTATAAGAAGCAGTGCCCTGAGCGTCTTTATTTCTGAATATCAGCCCACCCTGGCGGTAATTGAGCTTCTTTTTCCCCTGTAAAAAGAAGTAGTCGAGGTAGCCCAGCGACGTCTTCCCAAAAAAACGATTGTAAGTATATTCAACTGAGGTGTTCTCCGCCGAACCAATAGCAGAAGCAGATAGCCGGATTGTATCAACCCGCTGAACCCCCAATGGGTCATAGTCGCCTTCGCCCCTGGCGCCAACAGCCTGATTGAAAATGGCATTTCCGTTTACCCTGATATCGAAAGAGCTGGCTCCAAAACTTTGCGTGACAACTGAGGAGATCATCGTTACCTCAGTGCCTGCCAGGTAAGCGCCTTTTCCTCCCTCAAAGGTTAAGGTGGCGTTGCCCGATGAACTAAAAATCTCACCCTGCCAATGCCTGCCCGACTTCCCAAGTTTATTGATGTCAACCTCATGAGCAAACAGGTCGTCGTAGGCTTCGATTTTCACTCCCGGGGACCCAAGCGACTCCCGGGTGAGCATTCTCTTTCCTTCCGCACCATCAATCCTGAGAAAGTAGTAGGTGGTGTCCGAATATAGATTTCTTTCGTATCGAAAACAGCTACATCCAGTTTCAAAAGAGTATTCATGGGGAGAGTTGCCATAAAACAGCAGGTAGTCAGAGGCATCGAAACGCCCGTCCTCCTCCCCTATGATCTGAACGCTGTTTTCAATCAAGTCAAACGGCCTGAGAGTAGCATTCTTTTGGGGCAGCATACCGCCGCCGCCGTTGCCGTACATCGCCAGTTTCCCCGGGTCAATCGCCGACACATCAACACCTGCCTTTTGAAGGAAGTCACGGTCGATTTTATAGACTCCTTTCTCCGTCACACCAATCTTAAGCCACTGCCCCTCGCTTAGCACACTTTGCCCAAAGCCTGCACGGCAGGCAAGGAAAGTAATCAGTGAGGCAATAAGGATGATCGGTTTTTTCATTGAGCGTTTAGGCCATGGAGAAACGCTGGCTTAGCGAAATTATTCTTCAAAAATAAAAGCATTCAGCTAAGAAATTAGCTTGCAGACGACTTAGTTTGAAATAAATGACTCAGGATGGATGTTAGAACATACAGCAAAATGGCCAGCGGAAGTAGCGTATAGCCACCAATAACAATCACCAGCATGGCCATTAGAATGACAAGGTATTTCGGTTGATTCCCCGCCCATCCAAAACTTTTGAACTTGAGCGCTATCATCTCAAAAGGTGATACCAGCAACCAGGAAAAAAGCAGGGTCAAGCCAACGAGCACATATGTATTAACAACGATTGGGAAAGCGCCAGCCGTCCAAACCAGGCAAGTGAAAAAAAGCGCATTTGCCGGCGTGGGCACTCCTATGAATTTGTCCGACTGCCTAGTATCTATATTGAATTGAGCCAGCCTAAAGGCCGAAAAAACGGCAATTAAGAATGCGATGTAGGGGAGAAACTCGTTGGTCTGACTTGTTTTAAGCAGTTGGTAAACAGTGACGGCGGGCAACACACCAAAACTTACCATATCAGCCAGTGAATCCAGTTCCTTGCCAATAGCACTCGACACTTTTAGTGCTCTTGCGGCAAAACCGTCGAAAAAATCAAACACCGCCGCCATTACCACGGCAACAGGTGCCATTTCCACTTTACCTGACAGCACGATCACAATGCCTATACAGCCGCAAACCAGGTTGCCGGCAGTGAGAATATTAGGTACCTGGGCTTTTATCTTCATCTTTTCAAGCCACAAAAAGGGTTATAAACTTTCTCATATCCGATAGTGGTCGTTTCACCGTGGCCGGGAAAAACCTCCACATCGTCACTCAAGGTAAATAACTTTTCATGAATGCTTTTGATGAGCGTATTATGGTCGCCTCCGGGAAGATCGGTTCTTCCTATGCTTTGACGAAACAGCACGTCCCCTCCCATGAGCTGCCTGGTATCGGCGTGGTAAAATGCCACATGGCCAGGTGCATGGCCAGGCACAAAAAGAACATCCAGGCTAGTCGAGCCAAATTCCACAACATCGCCTTCATCAATATAGTGGTCGATCTCACTTTCCTCGTAGCCAGCAAACCCATAATTGGAGGCATATGCCTTTACGGCCCTGAGCACAGGCTCGTCCTTTTTGTGGGCATACAGCTCAATGCCAAAATTCCTTTTACAATAAGCATTGCCCAACACGTGGTCAATATGGCAATGGGTGTTGAGTAGCTTAACTGGTCTTAGTCCATTAGAAGCAATAAAATCGGTCAGCTCGAGTTTTTCAGATGTGTCGAAGCAACCCGGATCGATGATTACACATTCCTTTGTCTCGTCGTGTAACACATAAGTGTTTTCCTGAAACGGGTTGAAGGCAAAGGCTTTTATTTTGAGCATGCGAGGTTTGCTTTAGGAGGCAAATTTGTAGGTTTGAGGCTCAAAATACAAAATTGATGGAAGTTGATTTTCTTATTATTGGCCAGGGACTGGCCGGCACCACGCTGGCATTTGAACTGCTGGACAAAGGTAAGAAAGTAATGGTGATGGCAGACTCAAAGCAGCCATGTGCTTCCAAAGTGGCAGCGGGACTTTACAATCCCATAACAGGCAACAGGCTGGTAAAAACATGGAAAGCAGATTCACTTTTTGAAATCGTCGAGCCCTATTATCAAAGCCTGGAGTCGATGCTCGACGCAAAGTTTGTTCACCCAATCGGTATCTACAGGCCTTTTACCTCCATCGATGAGCAAAATGACTGGATGGCCAAGTCAGCCGATCCACAGTTCTCAGCCTACGTTGCCAAAGTGACCAGCCATCCTCACGACTCTCATTTGTTTCACGATCCATACGGCGGGGTTCATCTCAGGAAGGCTGGATTCATCGATACCACAATATTTTTGGAGGCTTCAAAAAAATACCTGGAAGCTAAAGGGTGTTTTACCGAAGAAATGTTTCATGAAGACAACCTTTCTATTGCAAACACTAGTATAAGTTATAAAGGCCTGAAGGCAAACAATTTGGTTTTGGCGCAGGGAGTTGGGGCACAACATGGGAATTTGTTCTCATGGTTGCCACTGCATGAGCTAAAGGGGGAAATTCTCGAAGTCAGCACCTCCCTTGGCAGCAACACTATTTTTAACAGGGGTTGTTTCATGCTACCAGCAGGTAATGAACGTTGGAGAGTGGGGTCGACTTACAATTGGCGGCAACCGGATTATTTGCCGACTGAACAAGGAAAAAAGGAGATATTGGAAAAGTTGAACTACTTATACAAAGGGAGCGTTGAAATAACCAATCACATGGTGGGGATAAGACCCTCTACCAAAGACAGGCGTCCTTTTTTAGGAAAACATCCTGCTCATGAAAACATTCATATTTTCAATGGGTTAGGAACAAAAGGCGTATCTTTAAGTCCCTTTTTTGCCAGGGAAATGGCAGACTACCTTGTCGGCCAAAAACCATTGAGCAAGGAAGTCAGTATTGAAAGATATTTTTCTTTATATTTTGAGAGAAATGTAGGATGATGAACAGGCAACTGGAGCGTTATTGGAAAACTGGCTTATTAATTGGCTTTATTCTTTTTTGTTCTGATCTGTCGGCCCAGAATATTTCGGGTGGATTTGGAAAAAACAGGGTTCAGTACAAAAACTTCGAGTGGTTTTTTTACAGCGCCGAAAATTTTGATATTTATTTCTACCAGGGTGGTGAAGACTACGCCAAGGCAGCTGCGGAGTTTCTCGAAGTTGAGTTCGACAAGCTTACCGACATTCTTGGCTATGCCCCGTATGCTAAAACAAAAATTTTCCTCTACAATTCAGTAGCCGACCTTCAGCAAAGCAATATTGGCGTCAACGATGAGACGTTTGCCGTAGGCGGAAAAACCAATTTCATAAAACTACAAGTAGAAGTTGCTTACCCTGGCACCATGCTGGGCTTTAAAGAAGAACTGCTGCATCAGATTTCCCGCATGCTCATCAAAGACATGATGTTTGGCGGGAGCCTTACCGACATGTTCCAAAACACCTATCTGCTCAGCTTGCCCGAGTGGTTTATCGAAGGTGCCGCCATGTATGTGACCAATGGCTGGTCCATCGAAATGGATGACTTCATGCGTGACTTCCAACAGAAAAACGGGCGATTCAAGAAGCTGAACAAGTACTCTTACGACCAGGCAGGCCTCATTGGGCAGTCGATTTGGAACTACATAGTAGTAAAATACGGCCGAAGCAATATCTCCAACATCCTGAACCTCACCAGAATCATTCGGAATGAGGAAAACAGTATCGCCAGCACGTTGGGCGTGCCCTTCAAAACCTTTCTCTCCGACTGGCAAAATTATTACCTGAATGCTAACACAACCATTGAAGGTGAGTACCGGTCGCCTGAAGAAGACAGTTTTATCACTCACCGCAAAAAAGACAAAGACTTTACCACCGTTTCAATCAGTCCCGACGGCAAGCACCTGTCGTACGTAATCAATGACAACGGTAAATACCGGGTTTTTGTAAAGAATTTGGAAACTGGAAAATCCACAAGAGTTATGACCGGTGGCTACAGAATGATCAATCAGGATGTAGATTTGAAAGTGCCAATGCTCAACTGGGTGGACAATGTGACCCTGGGAATTGTGGATGTCAAGTACGGCCTTTATGAGTACGTGCAGTACGATATCCTAGGCAAATCATTGATCAGAAGGCCGCTGGAAAGGTTTTCGCAGGTGCACAATATTGCCTTCAATAGCAACGGCAAGCTGGCTGTCATCAGTGGCGACATCAACGGCCAAAACGATCTCTACCTGGTGTCGCTAACCAGAAACGCCCTAAGGCGCCTTACCAACGACGTGTGGGACGACATTACGCCGAGCTTTCTGCCTGGTACCGATGCCATTGTGTTCAGCAGCAACCGACCAACAGATTCTCTGAAGTCGGCATCTAAAACTTTAAAAGACCTTCCAAGCCACTACAACCTGTTCCTGTACGACCTTGACACTACCAAAAATGTGGTGGTGAGGCTAACGAACAACATTAGCAGCAACTACCTTCCCAAGCCGCTTGATACTTACAACATCCTGTACCTAAGCGACCAAAAGGGAATTATTAACCTTTACAGATACAACAGGGAAGACAGCATTTACAGCCAGGTATCAAACTTCAATACAAGCATCAAGTCGTACGATGTTGATCCGGCGAGCAAGACTTTGACGGCCATTATGCTGAACGATGGCGTAGACAAAATTTACAAGACTGAGGGCTTCGACTACCGAACCCCGACCTTTACCCGGCAAACATTACGGCAAGACGTTCAACAGGCTCGCTTTTTAACGCAGCGGCTAGGAGAACGGAAGGCAGCTCAGCAACAAATAGTGGATAGCGTAAAGAGTGAAAAAGCGGAACAAATCCAAAAAGAGGCTGAGAAAAAAAGCGTTTTGAATGACCCAGCTCTGGCCGGAAGGTCAGACCTCATTGATACTGAAAATTACCAATTCGACAATGATGTGATTAAGGAAAGGAGTGAGTCGAGCTCCTTCCTTTCCAACTTCAGGGGCGTGGAGAGAAAAAGCAAAATATTGGGCCCGATTCCTTACGAGCCACGTTTTAGCGCCAACAACGTAACAACCTCATTTGTCATTGATCCATTGCGAAAGTTTGGCATGCTACTCGAAACCCGCATGAATGACATGACCGAGGATCATCATTTCTATGGCGGAGCACTGGCCATTGCCAACCTGAGGCAAGGCGATATTTTTGGCGAGTACCAGTTCCTGAAATACAGAGTCGATTTTAAGATGCGCTATGACAGAAAAGTTATTCGCAGAGAATCCAATGGAAATAATCAACTGGAAGCCGCCAACCAAAAATATGTACTTAACACATACACGGTTGGTGCAAGTCTGCCACTGAGCGTATATACACGGATAGCGTTTCAACCCTTCTTTTCTACCACAAGATTTCTGGAGCTGGACTACCGGACGCTGAGCACCTCTCCACCGAGCTTCCCCACCGACATAAGTACATCTTATGCCGGCTTCAAGTCGGAAATAGTGTTTGATAACACGATTTCGCATGGCACAAATATCATTGAGGGGACAAGAGCAAAAGTTGCATTTAACCTCTCGCAAAACCTGGGCTCTACGGCGCAAAGTTTCAACAACATTGAGGTAGATGTAAGGCACTACCAGAAGATTTACCGGGAGCTGATCTT contains:
- the porU gene encoding type IX secretion system sortase PorU gives rise to the protein MKKPIILIASLITFLACRAGFGQSVLSEGQWLKIGVTEKGVYKIDRDFLQKAGVDVSAIDPGKLAMYGNGGGGMLPQKNATLRPFDLIENSVQIIGEEDGRFDASDYLLFYGNSPHEYSFETGCSCFRYERNLYSDTTYYFLRIDGAEGKRMLTRESLGSPGVKIEAYDDLFAHEVDINKLGKSGRHWQGEIFSSSGNATLTFEGGKGAYLAGTEVTMISSVVTQSFGASSFDIRVNGNAIFNQAVGARGEGDYDPLGVQRVDTIRLSASAIGSAENTSVEYTYNRFFGKTSLGYLDYFFLQGKKKLNYRQGGLIFRNKDAQGTASYSLGNAAAVDRIWDVTEPTQPINQQFSKENGVASFTVDQTNQLEFIAVDPASLKSPASAKKLLNQELKNGQVPDLVIVAHKNFLSEANRLANFRRSNGGLDVRVVTVQQVYNEFSSGMQDISAIRDYMKYLYDAVPGKLKYLLLFGDASFDYKARTENHNFVPVYESRESLDQILSFSSDDYFAFLDDHEGEWVEQTSGDHIADIGVGRLPVWTAKQAAEVVDKIIGYSTDPAGVGSWRNDLYFVADDGDFNIHLRDADRLADYVDTAYVQFNIKKIYLDAFKQVLIESKPRSPETYEAIRQAVDNGAFIINYSGHGNATVLTDERIVVYDSLVKWKNGSRLALFVTATCEFGRYDDPTVASGAEELLLNPQGGAIALLTTTRPVYAHTNYVLNQAFYLSIFSKINGEYPRLGDVIRETKNNSLRGPVNRNFALLGDPSMRLNYPAYNLKITELNGVPIDGVPDTVSAMNKVVVKGIVEDGFDQKVTDYNGKLTVNMYDKPTTFATLGDESQPTNYELWNNVVYRGKVSITQGEFSYEFVVPKNISYQQTRGKITMYAQPESGLLDGNGATIDFYLGGSKPPAFADAKSPAIQAFINDDSFRSGDRVNANPLLMVKLADESGINISGKAIGQNITYQIDEQEPVILNDYYVSNLDDFTSGTVLYPLGTLTKGKHRLKVRAFDTFSNVAENIIDFVVSEDTKVRIKNVLSFPNPATESITFRLEHDRGDHLLSISMELVDQRGAVVDKMEWQANNSGGFVESPEWNRNYNGRRIENGIYIYRLIVVDEEDLNQNIAFGKLILTN
- the pssA gene encoding CDP-diacylglycerol--serine O-phosphatidyltransferase, which gives rise to MKIKAQVPNILTAGNLVCGCIGIVIVLSGKVEMAPVAVVMAAVFDFFDGFAARALKVSSAIGKELDSLADMVSFGVLPAVTVYQLLKTSQTNEFLPYIAFLIAVFSAFRLAQFNIDTRQSDKFIGVPTPANALFFTCLVWTAGAFPIVVNTYVLVGLTLLFSWLLVSPFEMIALKFKSFGWAGNQPKYLVILMAMLVIVIGGYTLLPLAILLYVLTSILSHLFQTKSSAS
- a CDS encoding MBL fold metallo-hydrolase, producing the protein MLKIKAFAFNPFQENTYVLHDETKECVIIDPGCFDTSEKLELTDFIASNGLRPVKLLNTHCHIDHVLGNAYCKRNFGIELYAHKKDEPVLRAVKAYASNYGFAGYEESEIDHYIDEGDVVEFGSTSLDVLFVPGHAPGHVAFYHADTRQLMGGDVLFRQSIGRTDLPGGDHNTLIKSIHEKLFTLSDDVEVFPGHGETTTIGYEKVYNPFCGLKR
- a CDS encoding NAD(P)/FAD-dependent oxidoreductase, with protein sequence MEVDFLIIGQGLAGTTLAFELLDKGKKVMVMADSKQPCASKVAAGLYNPITGNRLVKTWKADSLFEIVEPYYQSLESMLDAKFVHPIGIYRPFTSIDEQNDWMAKSADPQFSAYVAKVTSHPHDSHLFHDPYGGVHLRKAGFIDTTIFLEASKKYLEAKGCFTEEMFHEDNLSIANTSISYKGLKANNLVLAQGVGAQHGNLFSWLPLHELKGEILEVSTSLGSNTIFNRGCFMLPAGNERWRVGSTYNWRQPDYLPTEQGKKEILEKLNYLYKGSVEITNHMVGIRPSTKDRRPFLGKHPAHENIHIFNGLGTKGVSLSPFFAREMADYLVGQKPLSKEVSIERYFSLYFERNVG
- a CDS encoding translocation protein TolB, translated to MMNRQLERYWKTGLLIGFILFCSDLSAQNISGGFGKNRVQYKNFEWFFYSAENFDIYFYQGGEDYAKAAAEFLEVEFDKLTDILGYAPYAKTKIFLYNSVADLQQSNIGVNDETFAVGGKTNFIKLQVEVAYPGTMLGFKEELLHQISRMLIKDMMFGGSLTDMFQNTYLLSLPEWFIEGAAMYVTNGWSIEMDDFMRDFQQKNGRFKKLNKYSYDQAGLIGQSIWNYIVVKYGRSNISNILNLTRIIRNEENSIASTLGVPFKTFLSDWQNYYLNANTTIEGEYRSPEEDSFITHRKKDKDFTTVSISPDGKHLSYVINDNGKYRVFVKNLETGKSTRVMTGGYRMINQDVDLKVPMLNWVDNVTLGIVDVKYGLYEYVQYDILGKSLIRRPLERFSQVHNIAFNSNGKLAVISGDINGQNDLYLVSLTRNALRRLTNDVWDDITPSFLPGTDAIVFSSNRPTDSLKSASKTLKDLPSHYNLFLYDLDTTKNVVVRLTNNISSNYLPKPLDTYNILYLSDQKGIINLYRYNREDSIYSQVSNFNTSIKSYDVDPASKTLTAIMLNDGVDKIYKTEGFDYRTPTFTRQTLRQDVQQARFLTQRLGERKAAQQQIVDSVKSEKAEQIQKEAEKKSVLNDPALAGRSDLIDTENYQFDNDVIKERSESSSFLSNFRGVERKSKILGPIPYEPRFSANNVTTSFVIDPLRKFGMLLETRMNDMTEDHHFYGGALAIANLRQGDIFGEYQFLKYRVDFKMRYDRKVIRRESNGNNQLEAANQKYVLNTYTVGASLPLSVYTRIAFQPFFSTTRFLELDYRTLSTSPPSFPTDISTSYAGFKSEIVFDNTISHGTNIIEGTRAKVAFNLSQNLGSTAQSFNNIEVDVRHYQKIYRELIFATRFMYGRFFGNDAKTYVLGGMDNWLFNRTDTTGQRDPILPMYGVDNSDILFLRYVTNLRGFNYNKLNGNNVLLFNAELRFPVVRFFHRGPISSNFLRNLQFTSFYDLGSAWTGASPFNEDNNVNTITYKVPGSPFQAVIRNSKSAWLASYGFGVRTYLLGYYIKLDMAYPIEDYEVQRKRFYLTLGFDF